One genomic segment of Candidatus Berkiella aquae includes these proteins:
- a CDS encoding AbrB/MazE/SpoVT family DNA-binding domain-containing protein, whose translation MSRLRIRDIGNSLGIIIPKAYSDSLGLKSGREVTIEMKEGALIIKPHKYTLEQLVAQMSPENEHPEISTGEEMGAEIVEYNTRK comes from the coding sequence ATGTCCAGATTACGAATACGTGATATAGGTAACTCCTTAGGAATTATTATTCCTAAGGCTTATTCTGATTCACTGGGCTTAAAATCAGGCAGAGAAGTCACGATTGAAATGAAAGAAGGTGCGCTCATTATAAAGCCTCACAAATATACGCTTGAACAGCTCGTGGCACAAATGAGCCCAGAAAATGAGCATCCAGAAATTTCAACAGGTGAGGAAATGGGCGCTGAAATCGTAGAATATAATACCCGTAAATAA
- a CDS encoding ankyrin repeat domain-containing protein has product MSLASGFGQLQAIIAYRKKLESIWQAKNETILQKTDVNFPDIHGKTLLEYAIELEEITLVRQLLLDGAYSRQALSLAKKTQNEEIIRLIINATSSYEFNDDPIQAFEEVYQDYLAFKTDETKKHFLLVGAKVPFELLLEKIQSEPMHDIDWLPYLDSYDAKGETPLLIAIHENNYPFFYYLIEKGCNIESAFLGTTTFTPMAYAVGLGRIEMAKLLIEKGANLSLVDHEGKSLLNVAVAKGYAEIAKLLLLQPLSFVNSDYYGRTVLHAAAEMNNSEIAKLIIHAPDFYAFITTLDYMGRSPVQIANGCQNEAFLSELGVNANVSGNKQTKISQFHIIKQLRYYLKLTNQDPNTLHEEGQCNGLVFLFLLLQEKGKGKDFFLMLNAISTWSGCYEELHNKDNITQLADDYPSLGAMFRYFVDHIILMQTTGLDSSVRRLCPWQDSRKRQYALIGQAPISFSEHFYARTRMFTREQLREYIEIIARLPEAKIELGGGKHATAFYLKAKEMTYYDPNMLYEISSTDSIERVVDLIQNCKYISLFINANQMEMNIRVFGARQHNFNTYTFFDESEFPQSLEEAAAYQSSSPNKLTQCHIALMVDSVQDFRKLITNGYVDLNACDVNGDTVLDMARKYHKTHFIDIIFSTPGVSIDLLQIYGKAHSPYMNKTVLEACNNHLDSWAVDVNQLIIKVCETMLPSEEQIALLLVLIAHSPNINESVNDIPLIGYMMCHAHLMNEPMIHNMLMIKNMNINTKILGETLFHWALKNQVLVPTESVLQWIEWGADIHTPSELDKATSLEYAIFWQKDIRIIQRLLEKGANPNRILAPGTTVLHYAVEMDNVLLVKTLLKYGASLNLKNVHDKTPIDLAEYNPEIMKLFTRKCEQEAQSLRLNQQRNENEMPSFALDEIELKRRRRSI; this is encoded by the coding sequence ATGAGCCTTGCAAGCGGATTCGGTCAATTACAGGCTATTATCGCCTATCGAAAAAAATTAGAGTCGATTTGGCAAGCTAAGAATGAAACAATTCTGCAAAAAACGGATGTTAATTTTCCCGACATCCATGGAAAAACGTTATTAGAATATGCAATAGAATTAGAAGAAATTACCTTGGTTCGACAATTGCTTCTAGATGGCGCTTATTCACGCCAAGCTCTGTCATTAGCAAAAAAAACACAAAATGAAGAAATTATTCGTTTAATTATTAATGCGACATCTTCTTATGAGTTTAATGATGATCCTATTCAAGCGTTTGAAGAGGTTTATCAAGATTATCTTGCATTCAAAACGGATGAAACAAAAAAGCATTTTTTGTTAGTGGGTGCCAAGGTTCCTTTTGAATTATTGTTAGAAAAAATCCAATCAGAGCCTATGCATGATATAGATTGGTTACCTTATTTAGATAGTTACGATGCTAAAGGTGAAACGCCACTTTTAATTGCCATCCACGAGAATAATTATCCTTTTTTTTATTATCTAATTGAAAAAGGTTGCAACATTGAATCGGCCTTTTTAGGCACGACAACCTTTACACCCATGGCCTATGCGGTTGGATTAGGCCGAATTGAAATGGCCAAACTATTAATTGAAAAAGGTGCTAACCTCAGTTTGGTAGATCATGAAGGAAAGAGTCTTTTAAATGTGGCTGTTGCAAAGGGTTATGCTGAGATTGCAAAGTTGTTACTGTTACAACCCTTAAGTTTTGTCAATAGTGATTATTATGGTCGAACAGTATTGCATGCGGCTGCTGAAATGAATAATTCTGAGATAGCGAAGTTGATTATTCATGCCCCAGATTTTTACGCTTTTATAACAACATTAGATTACATGGGGCGTAGCCCAGTTCAAATTGCAAATGGCTGTCAAAACGAAGCATTTTTATCAGAATTAGGGGTTAATGCGAATGTTTCAGGCAACAAGCAGACTAAAATTTCACAATTTCATATCATAAAGCAACTACGCTATTATTTAAAACTCACCAATCAAGATCCCAATACATTGCATGAAGAAGGGCAATGTAATGGCTTGGTGTTTCTGTTTTTGTTATTACAGGAAAAAGGTAAAGGCAAAGATTTCTTTTTAATGTTAAATGCTATCTCGACATGGTCGGGGTGTTATGAAGAATTACATAATAAAGACAATATTACTCAATTAGCCGATGACTATCCTTCACTGGGTGCAATGTTTCGTTATTTTGTTGATCATATTATTTTGATGCAAACGACTGGGTTAGATTCTTCAGTAAGAAGATTATGTCCATGGCAAGATTCAAGAAAAAGACAATATGCATTGATAGGGCAAGCTCCTATTTCATTTAGTGAACATTTTTATGCTAGAACACGCATGTTTACGAGAGAGCAACTGCGAGAATATATTGAGATTATCGCAAGATTGCCTGAAGCAAAAATTGAGTTGGGTGGAGGAAAACACGCAACGGCGTTTTACCTGAAAGCGAAAGAAATGACTTATTATGATCCCAATATGCTATATGAAATCAGTTCAACGGATTCCATTGAACGTGTTGTGGATCTGATTCAAAACTGTAAATATATCAGTTTGTTTATCAATGCGAATCAAATGGAAATGAACATTCGTGTATTTGGCGCAAGGCAACATAATTTTAACACCTATACTTTCTTTGACGAAAGCGAGTTTCCCCAAAGCCTTGAAGAAGCCGCTGCCTATCAATCATCATCTCCCAATAAACTAACGCAGTGTCACATTGCTTTGATGGTAGATAGTGTACAAGATTTTAGAAAATTAATAACAAATGGATATGTTGATTTGAATGCTTGTGATGTTAATGGTGATACCGTATTGGATATGGCACGCAAGTATCATAAAACACATTTTATCGATATTATTTTTTCAACACCGGGAGTCAGCATCGATCTGCTGCAAATCTATGGCAAAGCGCATTCACCCTATATGAATAAGACGGTGTTAGAGGCTTGCAATAATCACTTGGATTCGTGGGCAGTTGATGTCAATCAGTTAATTATAAAAGTTTGTGAGACAATGCTCCCTTCTGAAGAACAAATAGCTTTATTGTTAGTTTTAATTGCGCATTCACCTAACATTAACGAATCTGTGAATGATATACCTCTTATCGGTTATATGATGTGTCATGCTCATTTAATGAATGAACCGATGATTCATAACATGTTGATGATAAAGAATATGAATATTAACACCAAAATATTGGGTGAAACATTATTTCATTGGGCCCTTAAAAATCAAGTATTAGTACCAACTGAAAGTGTTTTGCAATGGATTGAATGGGGAGCTGATATTCATACGCCAAGTGAACTGGACAAGGCGACTTCATTGGAGTATGCGATATTCTGGCAAAAAGATATTCGTATCATTCAACGACTTTTAGAAAAAGGTGCAAACCCTAATAGGATATTAGCGCCAGGGACTACCGTATTACATTATGCCGTTGAAATGGATAACGTGTTGCTTGTTAAAACATTGTTAAAATATGGAGCATCACTCAATCTTAAAAATGTACATGATAAAACGCCGATTGATTTAGCAGAATATAACCCTGAAATAATGAAACTCTTTACAAGAAAATGCGAGCAAGAGGCTCAGTCTTTGCGGCTTAATCAACAAAGAAACGAAAATGAGATGCCGAGTTTTGCGCTCGATGAAATTGAATTAAAACGTAGACGTAGAAGCATTTAA
- a CDS encoding amino acid ABC transporter ATP-binding protein — protein MAEDKQTNIVNIQQLSKWFGEFQVLKKLDLAVLRQEKVVICGPSGSGKSTLIRCINGLETYQAGSIEVDGIRIDENAKTLAKIRKKVGMVFQNYNLFNHLTILENLTLAPIWVKKVSPKQASTLAMHFLELVKIPEQANKYPADLSGGQQQRAAIARSLCMEPEIMLFDEPTSALDPEMIKEVLDVMINLAEQGMTMLCVTHEMGFAQKVADKIIFMEGGEIVEMNTPENFFSHPKTERSRQFLKQILHHSNIE, from the coding sequence GTGGCAGAAGATAAACAAACGAATATAGTCAATATTCAGCAATTATCAAAATGGTTTGGCGAATTTCAAGTGCTCAAGAAACTAGATTTAGCCGTGCTGCGCCAAGAAAAAGTGGTCATTTGTGGCCCATCCGGTTCCGGTAAATCAACCTTGATTCGTTGTATCAATGGTTTAGAAACGTATCAAGCAGGTAGCATCGAAGTCGATGGCATTCGAATTGATGAAAATGCAAAAACCTTAGCTAAAATCAGAAAAAAAGTCGGAATGGTTTTTCAAAACTATAACCTTTTTAATCATTTAACCATTTTAGAAAATTTAACATTAGCACCGATTTGGGTCAAAAAAGTCTCACCCAAGCAAGCATCGACATTAGCCATGCACTTTCTTGAATTGGTTAAAATACCGGAGCAAGCGAATAAATATCCTGCTGATCTCTCGGGGGGGCAACAACAACGGGCTGCCATTGCCAGAAGTTTATGCATGGAGCCTGAAATTATGTTATTTGATGAGCCAACCAGTGCTTTAGATCCAGAAATGATCAAAGAAGTGCTAGATGTAATGATTAATTTAGCCGAACAAGGCATGACTATGCTTTGCGTTACTCATGAAATGGGGTTTGCACAAAAAGTGGCTGATAAAATCATATTTATGGAGGGAGGTGAGATTGTTGAAATGAATACACCCGAAAACTTTTTTTCTCATCCTAAAACAGAGCGTAGTCGACAATTTTTAAAGCAAATTTTACATCACTCTAATATAGAATAA
- a CDS encoding M15 family metallopeptidase, which produces MRTTISIILFTCFIPLVQAYDDIGQLPADSITPLFSIEKLKQAMLASEPSSCQPHLKDLTVVKVKYIGFDEKEHLGCIIIHKELANDILDIFKTLYHNRFPIADIHPAGRKPNTTIAYNCRAVSNQPGILSQHSFGRAIDINPLINPYVNGEQVLPKEGKPYVDRHCHHKGLINKEGLVYKLFEAHGWDWGGHWLDVQDYQHFEKRANGEKRNPLGYGNHH; this is translated from the coding sequence TTGAGAACAACAATTTCAATCATTTTATTCACTTGCTTCATACCTCTGGTCCAGGCTTATGACGATATTGGCCAGCTTCCCGCTGACAGCATTACCCCTTTATTTTCTATTGAGAAATTAAAACAAGCGATGCTTGCAAGTGAACCTTCATCTTGCCAGCCTCATCTGAAAGATTTAACTGTCGTGAAAGTGAAATATATCGGTTTTGATGAAAAGGAACATTTAGGTTGTATTATTATTCATAAAGAGCTGGCAAACGATATTTTAGATATTTTTAAAACGCTCTATCACAATCGTTTCCCCATTGCCGATATTCATCCCGCCGGGCGTAAACCCAATACAACCATTGCTTATAATTGTCGCGCCGTCAGCAATCAACCTGGCATTTTATCTCAACATAGTTTTGGCCGAGCCATTGATATCAACCCGCTTATTAATCCTTATGTGAATGGTGAACAAGTCCTCCCTAAAGAAGGGAAACCCTATGTTGATAGGCACTGCCACCATAAAGGGTTGATTAATAAAGAAGGACTTGTCTATAAACTCTTTGAAGCGCACGGTTGGGATTGGGGCGGCCATTGGTTAGATGTACAAGATTACCAACATTTTGAAAAACGCGCCAATGGTGAGAAACGAAATCCATTAGGCTATGGTAATCACCATTAA
- a CDS encoding transporter substrate-binding domain-containing protein, translating into MLIFEVQAQPKTVQGGTLQHVQQRGYLTCGVSQGLAGFSTVDDQGHWQGLDVDFCRAVAAATLGDANKVKFVPLSAKQRFTALQSGDIDLLSRNTTWTYLRDTSLGLNFIGIIYYDSQGFIVRKSSKINSAAELDGAIICTNAGTTTELNITDYFKSKGLKFQVLTFEKSDETLAAYEMGRCDAYSTDMSGLAAEQLKLSDASAHIILPEKISKEPFSPMVRQGDDHWNEIVRWTLYALIDAEEMNINQNNVKEKYLNDKNIQVERILGKQPNFANKIGLKEDWVYQVILQVGNYGEIFERNIGQNSPLKIERGLNALWDRGGILYAPPFR; encoded by the coding sequence ATGCTGATTTTTGAGGTACAGGCCCAACCCAAGACGGTACAGGGTGGTACACTCCAGCATGTCCAGCAGCGGGGCTATTTAACTTGTGGCGTCAGCCAAGGCTTGGCGGGATTTTCAACGGTTGATGATCAAGGGCATTGGCAAGGGTTAGATGTAGATTTTTGCAGAGCAGTCGCTGCTGCAACCTTAGGTGATGCCAATAAAGTTAAGTTTGTTCCCCTTTCTGCAAAACAGCGATTCACCGCATTACAATCAGGCGATATCGATTTACTCTCACGCAATACAACCTGGACTTATCTGCGTGATACCTCTTTAGGGCTAAATTTTATTGGTATTATTTATTACGATAGCCAAGGATTCATCGTCAGAAAATCTTCAAAAATCAATAGTGCCGCGGAACTGGATGGTGCCATTATTTGTACCAATGCGGGGACCACCACTGAGCTGAATATAACCGATTACTTTAAATCAAAAGGTTTAAAGTTTCAGGTCTTAACCTTTGAAAAATCGGATGAAACATTAGCAGCTTATGAGATGGGACGATGTGATGCTTATTCTACCGATATGTCTGGGTTAGCAGCGGAACAATTAAAACTCTCTGATGCATCGGCGCACATTATTTTACCTGAAAAAATTTCAAAAGAGCCTTTTAGCCCCATGGTACGCCAAGGTGATGATCATTGGAATGAAATCGTGCGTTGGACATTATATGCGCTAATCGATGCTGAAGAAATGAATATTAATCAAAACAATGTTAAAGAAAAATATCTCAATGATAAAAATATTCAAGTTGAACGAATATTAGGAAAGCAGCCCAATTTTGCCAATAAAATTGGTTTAAAAGAAGATTGGGTTTATCAAGTCATTCTTCAAGTGGGTAACTACGGGGAAATTTTTGAAAGGAATATTGGTCAGAATAGTCCTTTAAAAATTGAACGAGGTTTAAATGCCCTATGGGATCGAGGTGGGATACTTTATGCGCCACCTTTTAGATAA
- a CDS encoding ABC transporter permease subunit: MRHLLDKLSHLKTLIPQLILVALIVWVFNHIAQNVHANLAARGVKIGFAFLNDTAGFDIIFHLIDYATINNYWQVFWVGILNTLLVAALGIFFASLFGFIVGFGRVSRNKIIALCSKGFVETIRNIPLLLQLFFWYFVVLRGAPFPQDSITIVESIYINNRGLYLPWPIITLYAAVLFTLSVVCILISLYLRHSKRTWRSYSIAIWLALAVIFFAIAHTELTWEYPTLGKFNFVGGMNLIPEFLALVLALSTYTAAYIAEIVRMGIQSVSKGQYEAARSLGFAHYQSLRLIMLPQAMKVIVPPLTNQYLNLTKNSSLAAAIAFPDLVSVFAGTVLNQTGHAIEIIAMTMGVYLFISLCLSLIMILYERRSAWHSP; encoded by the coding sequence ATGCGCCACCTTTTAGATAAGCTATCTCATCTCAAAACATTGATCCCACAGCTCATATTGGTGGCATTAATTGTGTGGGTTTTCAATCATATTGCACAGAATGTTCATGCCAATTTAGCAGCTCGTGGGGTTAAAATTGGTTTTGCTTTTTTAAACGATACCGCAGGCTTTGATATTATTTTTCATTTGATTGACTATGCAACGATTAATAATTATTGGCAGGTATTTTGGGTCGGGATTTTAAATACGTTACTGGTCGCTGCTTTAGGGATTTTCTTTGCATCTTTGTTTGGTTTTATAGTGGGGTTTGGTCGTGTTTCAAGGAATAAGATCATTGCACTTTGTAGCAAAGGTTTTGTTGAAACCATTAGAAATATCCCCTTATTGTTGCAGCTATTCTTTTGGTATTTTGTGGTATTAAGAGGTGCTCCATTCCCGCAAGATAGCATTACCATCGTTGAATCTATTTATATTAATAATCGTGGACTTTATTTACCTTGGCCCATTATTACCTTATATGCCGCCGTTCTCTTTACGCTTTCTGTTGTTTGCATACTCATTTCGCTGTACTTAAGACACAGCAAAAGAACTTGGCGGTCTTATTCGATAGCGATATGGCTTGCTTTGGCCGTCATATTTTTTGCTATCGCCCACACTGAACTGACTTGGGAATACCCGACACTTGGCAAGTTTAATTTTGTCGGTGGGATGAATCTCATCCCTGAGTTTTTGGCATTAGTATTGGCATTAAGCACTTATACCGCAGCTTACATTGCGGAAATTGTGCGTATGGGAATACAATCTGTTTCCAAAGGGCAATACGAGGCAGCTCGCTCCTTAGGATTTGCGCACTATCAATCACTTCGTTTAATTATGTTACCGCAAGCGATGAAGGTGATTGTGCCACCGTTAACCAATCAATATTTAAATCTCACTAAAAACTCATCCCTTGCCGCCGCGATTGCCTTTCCCGATCTGGTTTCCGTTTTTGCTGGCACGGTTTTGAATCAAACGGGGCATGCGATTGAAATAATTGCCATGACCATGGGTGTTTATCTGTTCATTAGTCTCTGTTTATCCTTGATCATGATACTCTATGAAAGGAGAAGCGCATGGCATTCTCCTTAA
- a CDS encoding ABC transporter permease subunit — MAFSLTKWATRLVVMTLAIVVGYVIFDWAVWNATWVGSSKADCRPGGACWAVISARWDQIIYGFYPKAERWRVNFALVLIPIALYLLTQIKAPLRYRLTLFLFINLFIVYLLYGGGLLKVVPTELWGGLFLTIVLSVGSMICSFPLAILLALGRNSKWVIIKPLCVTFIEVIRGVPLVSILFLAAVMFPLFFTTDVVIDNLFCIFIGITLFEAAYLSEVIRAGLNSVPNGQVEAAVALGMNYRLSMTLVVLPQALRTAIPGIMNSFISLFKDTTLVLIIGIYDFLGIVQTATTDPRWLGTSLEAYLFCALVYWIFCFGMSTYSNRLEGSNRGRR, encoded by the coding sequence ATGGCATTCTCCTTAACGAAATGGGCAACCAGACTGGTTGTGATGACATTGGCTATTGTGGTGGGTTATGTCATTTTTGATTGGGCCGTATGGAATGCAACCTGGGTGGGGAGCTCAAAAGCTGATTGCCGTCCAGGTGGAGCGTGTTGGGCGGTAATTTCTGCTAGATGGGATCAAATCATTTATGGATTTTATCCTAAAGCAGAACGCTGGCGAGTGAACTTCGCTTTAGTCTTGATCCCCATCGCACTTTATCTGTTAACACAAATCAAAGCACCGCTACGTTATCGTCTTACCCTATTTTTATTCATCAATTTATTTATCGTATACCTTCTCTATGGTGGTGGATTATTAAAGGTTGTGCCCACTGAACTGTGGGGTGGATTATTTTTGACGATAGTTCTTTCCGTGGGAAGTATGATTTGTTCATTTCCACTGGCCATATTGCTTGCTTTGGGACGCAATTCAAAATGGGTGATTATCAAACCATTGTGTGTCACTTTTATTGAAGTGATACGGGGGGTGCCGTTGGTATCCATTTTGTTTTTAGCCGCTGTAATGTTCCCTTTGTTTTTCACGACAGATGTGGTGATTGATAATTTATTTTGTATCTTTATAGGCATTACCTTATTTGAAGCTGCTTATTTGTCTGAGGTGATTCGTGCAGGATTAAATAGCGTACCCAATGGGCAAGTTGAGGCTGCAGTAGCACTTGGCATGAATTATCGTTTAAGCATGACATTGGTCGTATTGCCGCAAGCCTTGAGAACCGCTATCCCTGGGATTATGAATAGTTTTATTTCCCTTTTTAAAGATACTACGTTAGTACTGATTATCGGGATTTATGATTTTTTAGGGATTGTACAAACCGCAACCACGGATCCACGTTGGCTTGGTACTTCGTTGGAAGCTTATTTATTTTGTGCACTGGTTTATTGGATCTTTTGCTTTGGCATGTCAACGTATAGCAATCGTTTAGAAGGGAGCAACCGTGGCAGAAGATAA
- a CDS encoding type II toxin-antitoxin system PemK/MazF family toxin, with product MPPKMTLNRGDLIIIDFDPQAGTEITKRRPALVISPKIYNEKGSKIICCPITSTIKLSDPWLVILPKGLKIEGAVVSDQIKSMDWKVRKAKKIGIAPDEILDEVLARIVTLVT from the coding sequence ATGCCTCCCAAAATGACTCTCAATAGAGGTGATTTAATTATTATCGATTTTGATCCTCAAGCTGGAACCGAAATAACGAAGCGACGACCAGCATTAGTCATCTCTCCTAAAATATATAATGAAAAAGGCTCTAAAATTATTTGTTGCCCAATAACCTCAACGATTAAGCTATCTGATCCTTGGTTAGTTATTCTTCCTAAAGGATTAAAAATTGAAGGTGCTGTTGTTAGTGACCAAATTAAATCTATGGATTGGAAAGTACGAAAAGCAAAAAAAATTGGTATAGCACCTGATGAAATTTTAGATGAAGTTTTAGCAAGAATTGTTACCCTTGTAACTTAA